One Nostoc sp. CENA543 genomic window, GCGCAAACTTAAAGAAGTCCGCCTCGCCCACAAACTCGAACAAGAGTTAACTAAAGACCAAATTTTAGAACGCTATTTAAATTTAGTGTACTTGGGTTCAGGGGCTTATGGTGTAGCTGATGCTTCCTGGGTGTACTTTAGTAAACCAGTGGATAAACTCACCCTACCAGAGATTGCCACCATTGCCGGACTCGCCCCCGCCCCTAGTGCTTATTCCCCAGCCACTAACCCCACAGCCGCCAAGCAACGGCGGGATTTAGTCTTACAGAGGATGGAGGAGGAAGGCTTTATCACCGCTACGGAAAAACAAGCCGCCATCCAAGAACCAATTAAACTGCAAACCAGTTTACCAAAACGCTTACAGTTAGAAGCTCCATATTTTAGCAGCTATATTTTACAAGAATTACCCAAACACGTTGCCCCCGATGTGTTAACCAAAGGGGGTTTAATTGTGGAAACAACTTTGAATCCCAAATGGCAAAAAGCCGCCGAAGCCGCCGTTACCAAAACCTTACAAAATCAAGGTAGATGGCAAAACTTTAAACAAGCCGCCTTAGTCGCTATCGATCCCCGTAACGGCGAAATTCAGGCGATGGTGGGGGGTAAAGACTTTGGTAAATACCAATTTAATCGCGTCACCCAAGCCCAACGTCAACCAGGCTCAACCTTTAAAGGCTTTGTTTACGCCACCGCGATCGCCACAGGCAAAAGCCCCTACGATACTTATGTAGATGCACCTTTTGTCATTGACGGCTACGAACCCAAAAACTATAGTGAAACTTTTCGGGGTGAGATGAATATGCGCGATGCGCTCACCCGTTCTGTGAATGTAGTGGCTCTGAAAGTTTTACTAGATGTTGGTTTTGAACCAACTATCAACCTAGCCCACAACATGGGAATTAAATCCAAGCTGCTACCTCACTACTCCCTCGCCCTTGGCTCTAATGAAGTTAACCTGTTAGAATTAACTAGTGCTTATGGTACTTTTGCTACCCAAGGACTACATACAGAGCCACATGGTATTCGTCGCATCCTCGACCGCAAAGGTGAAGTTATTTGGTCAGTAGATGCTCAACCAAAACGTGTCCTTGACCCCACCAGTTCAGCCATTATGACTTGGATGTTACGCAACGTTGTGGAAGCCGGGACAGGTGCAGCAGCTCAATTAGATAATCGCCCAGTCGCAGGTAAAACAGGTACATCCGATGAAGCCCGTGATTTATGGTTTATTGGTTACATTCCCCAAGTAGTTGCAGGGGTGTGGCTAGGTAACGATAACAATCGCCCCACCTATGGGAGTAGCGGTAGCGCAGCTTACGCTTGGCACGAATTTATGGAAGTGGCGGTGGAGGGAATGCCGATAGAAAAGTTTCCCGAAAGACCGAAACTAGAA contains:
- a CDS encoding transglycosylase domain-containing protein, yielding MEKLTSWFKQLAAFSVTQDKEELRLSPGNQFKNEESTNERLPQTKSAKVRQIFHQMGTATVGILRNVTGRERPIYRRVWFWTGLSIGGGIVAFSYLISTIDRSLPDKSELQTVVREQTLTIKAVDGSILQQQGEATREALKLEQIPDNLQKAFIAIEDRRFQQHGGVDTQGILRAVVNNLRSQNVVEGGSTITQQLARILFLKQEKTIWRKLKEVRLAHKLEQELTKDQILERYLNLVYLGSGAYGVADASWVYFSKPVDKLTLPEIATIAGLAPAPSAYSPATNPTAAKQRRDLVLQRMEEEGFITATEKQAAIQEPIKLQTSLPKRLQLEAPYFSSYILQELPKHVAPDVLTKGGLIVETTLNPKWQKAAEAAVTKTLQNQGRWQNFKQAALVAIDPRNGEIQAMVGGKDFGKYQFNRVTQAQRQPGSTFKGFVYATAIATGKSPYDTYVDAPFVIDGYEPKNYSETFRGEMNMRDALTRSVNVVALKVLLDVGFEPTINLAHNMGIKSKLLPHYSLALGSNEVNLLELTSAYGTFATQGLHTEPHGIRRILDRKGEVIWSVDAQPKRVLDPTSSAIMTWMLRNVVEAGTGAAAQLDNRPVAGKTGTSDEARDLWFIGYIPQVVAGVWLGNDNNRPTYGSSGSAAYAWHEFMEVAVEGMPIEKFPERPKLEGRKGSIKAQPIKGRKISNRPLETSEEQDQQETRTSRRRRNSYQQTDDNSSSESSRRRRRNRPRRETTASDTSSNTVTPVRVRRRRTSESGSSTPQNSGNSSAPANSSAPTPSWRERLRPRN